A genomic segment from Rhinatrema bivittatum chromosome 19, aRhiBiv1.1, whole genome shotgun sequence encodes:
- the LOC115080964 gene encoding CD82 antigen-like isoform X3, with product MATKGCLSVTKYFLFIFNLFFFVLGGLLFGFGLWILFDKTCVIFVLGASSALKIWSYVFSGVGIFTMLLGFLGCLGSLKEIRCLLGFYFGFLLLLFAAQITVGVLLYTQRNTLRAAVGDYVKEVIKGYGSGPGLSNREESWDFIQSQFQCCGWIAFEDWEENGKIRNASGLLYACSCSNTSLPAGHNASAGNGSASDEPPSGFCPASEEHAWPVHRRGCMSSIQTWLAGNILIIMAVCLGVGLLELFVMTLSMCLCRNLDQDYNKLARYS from the exons ATGGCGACGAAGGGCTGCCTCAGCGTCACCAAGTACTTCCTGTTCATCTTCAACCTCTTTTTCTTT GTCCTGGGAGGTTTGCTGTTTGGCTTTGGACTCTGGATTCTTTTTGACAAAACCTGCGTCATCTTTGTGTTAG GTGCGTCCTCGGCTCTGAAGATCTGGTCTTATGTGTTTTCCGGTGTGGGGATCTTTACCATGCTGCTGGGCTTCCTGGGATGCCTGGGCTCCTTGAAAGAGATCCGTTGTCTTCTTGGCTTT TATTTTGGGTTTCTGCTTCTGCTCTTTGCGGCTCAGATCACGGTTGGCGTGCTGCTGTACACCCAGCGGAACACC CTCCGAGCCGCCGTGGGCGATTATGTGAAGGAGGTCATAAAGGGTTACGGCTCAGGGCCCGGTCTCAGCAACAGGGAGGAAAGCTGGGACTTCATCCAGTCGCAG TTCCAGTGCTGCGGGTGGATCGCCTTCGAGGACTGGGAAGAGAATGGCAAGATCCGCAACGCCAGCGGCCTCCTGTACGCCTGCTCCTGCTCCAACACCTCCCTCCCTGCCGGGCACAACGCCAGCGCCGGCAACGGCTCTGCCAGCGACGAGCCCCCGTCGGGATTCTGCCCGGCCTCGGAGGAGCACGCCTGGCCCGTGCACCGCAGG GGCTGCATGAGCAGTATCCAGACCTGGCTGGCGGGGAATATCCTGATCATCATGGCGGTGTGCCTGGGGGTAGGCCTGCTGGAG ctCTTTGTCATGACGTTGTCGATGTGTCTGTGTAGGAACTTGGACCAGGACTACAACAAGCTGGCTCGTTACTCCTAg
- the LOC115080964 gene encoding CD82 antigen-like isoform X4, with amino-acid sequence MATKGCLSVTKYFLFIFNLFFFVLGGLLFGFGLWILFDKTCVIFVLGASSALKIWSYVFSGVGIFTMLLGFLGCLGSLKEIRCLLGFYFGFLLLLFAAQITVGVLLYTQRNTLRAAVGDYVKEVIKGYGSGPGLSNREESWDFIQSQFQCCGWIAFEDWEENGKIRNASGLLYACSCSNTSLPAGHNASAGNGSASDEPPSGFCPASEEHAWPVHRRGCMSSIQTWLAGNILIIMAVCLGVGLLERLLPGVLASSLS; translated from the exons ATGGCGACGAAGGGCTGCCTCAGCGTCACCAAGTACTTCCTGTTCATCTTCAACCTCTTTTTCTTT GTCCTGGGAGGTTTGCTGTTTGGCTTTGGACTCTGGATTCTTTTTGACAAAACCTGCGTCATCTTTGTGTTAG GTGCGTCCTCGGCTCTGAAGATCTGGTCTTATGTGTTTTCCGGTGTGGGGATCTTTACCATGCTGCTGGGCTTCCTGGGATGCCTGGGCTCCTTGAAAGAGATCCGTTGTCTTCTTGGCTTT TATTTTGGGTTTCTGCTTCTGCTCTTTGCGGCTCAGATCACGGTTGGCGTGCTGCTGTACACCCAGCGGAACACC CTCCGAGCCGCCGTGGGCGATTATGTGAAGGAGGTCATAAAGGGTTACGGCTCAGGGCCCGGTCTCAGCAACAGGGAGGAAAGCTGGGACTTCATCCAGTCGCAG TTCCAGTGCTGCGGGTGGATCGCCTTCGAGGACTGGGAAGAGAATGGCAAGATCCGCAACGCCAGCGGCCTCCTGTACGCCTGCTCCTGCTCCAACACCTCCCTCCCTGCCGGGCACAACGCCAGCGCCGGCAACGGCTCTGCCAGCGACGAGCCCCCGTCGGGATTCTGCCCGGCCTCGGAGGAGCACGCCTGGCCCGTGCACCGCAGG GGCTGCATGAGCAGTATCCAGACCTGGCTGGCGGGGAATATCCTGATCATCATGGCGGTGTGCCTGGGGGTAGGCCTGCTGGAG AGACTTTTACCTGGAGTATTGGCAAG ctCTTTGTCATGA
- the LOC115080964 gene encoding CD82 antigen-like isoform X2 → MATKGCLSVTKYFLFIFNLFFFVLGGLLFGFGLWILFDKTCVIFVLGASSALKIWSYVFSGVGIFTMLLGFLGCLGSLKEIRCLLGFYFGFLLLLFAAQITVGVLLYTQRNTLRAAVGDYVKEVIKGYGSGPGLSNREESWDFIQSQFQCCGWIAFEDWEENGKIRNASGLLYACSCSNTSLPAGHNASAGNGSASDEPPSGFCPASEEHAWPVHRRGCMSSIQTWLAGNILIIMAVCLGVGLLETLQLLCLTLLLCLERKLSRISSSSSETLFLPASSLS, encoded by the exons ATGGCGACGAAGGGCTGCCTCAGCGTCACCAAGTACTTCCTGTTCATCTTCAACCTCTTTTTCTTT GTCCTGGGAGGTTTGCTGTTTGGCTTTGGACTCTGGATTCTTTTTGACAAAACCTGCGTCATCTTTGTGTTAG GTGCGTCCTCGGCTCTGAAGATCTGGTCTTATGTGTTTTCCGGTGTGGGGATCTTTACCATGCTGCTGGGCTTCCTGGGATGCCTGGGCTCCTTGAAAGAGATCCGTTGTCTTCTTGGCTTT TATTTTGGGTTTCTGCTTCTGCTCTTTGCGGCTCAGATCACGGTTGGCGTGCTGCTGTACACCCAGCGGAACACC CTCCGAGCCGCCGTGGGCGATTATGTGAAGGAGGTCATAAAGGGTTACGGCTCAGGGCCCGGTCTCAGCAACAGGGAGGAAAGCTGGGACTTCATCCAGTCGCAG TTCCAGTGCTGCGGGTGGATCGCCTTCGAGGACTGGGAAGAGAATGGCAAGATCCGCAACGCCAGCGGCCTCCTGTACGCCTGCTCCTGCTCCAACACCTCCCTCCCTGCCGGGCACAACGCCAGCGCCGGCAACGGCTCTGCCAGCGACGAGCCCCCGTCGGGATTCTGCCCGGCCTCGGAGGAGCACGCCTGGCCCGTGCACCGCAGG GGCTGCATGAGCAGTATCCAGACCTGGCTGGCGGGGAATATCCTGATCATCATGGCGGTGTGCCTGGGGGTAGGCCTGCTGGAG acCTTGCAGCTGCTgtgcctgactctgcttctgtGTTTGGAGAGGAAGCTGAGCaggatctcctcctcctccagcgaGACTCTCTTCCTCCCTGCCAG ctCTTTGTCATGA
- the LOC115080964 gene encoding CD82 antigen-like isoform X1 — protein sequence MATKGCLSVTKYFLFIFNLFFFVLGGLLFGFGLWILFDKTCVIFVLGASSALKIWSYVFSGVGIFTMLLGFLGCLGSLKEIRCLLGFYFGFLLLLFAAQITVGVLLYTQRNTLRAAVGDYVKEVIKGYGSGPGLSNREESWDFIQSQFQCCGWIAFEDWEENGKIRNASGLLYACSCSNTSLPAGHNASAGNGSASDEPPSGFCPASEEHAWPVHRRGCMSSIQTWLAGNILIIMAVCLGVGLLETLQLLCLTLLLCLERKLSRISSSSSETLFLPARDFYLEYWQALCHDVVDVSV from the exons ATGGCGACGAAGGGCTGCCTCAGCGTCACCAAGTACTTCCTGTTCATCTTCAACCTCTTTTTCTTT GTCCTGGGAGGTTTGCTGTTTGGCTTTGGACTCTGGATTCTTTTTGACAAAACCTGCGTCATCTTTGTGTTAG GTGCGTCCTCGGCTCTGAAGATCTGGTCTTATGTGTTTTCCGGTGTGGGGATCTTTACCATGCTGCTGGGCTTCCTGGGATGCCTGGGCTCCTTGAAAGAGATCCGTTGTCTTCTTGGCTTT TATTTTGGGTTTCTGCTTCTGCTCTTTGCGGCTCAGATCACGGTTGGCGTGCTGCTGTACACCCAGCGGAACACC CTCCGAGCCGCCGTGGGCGATTATGTGAAGGAGGTCATAAAGGGTTACGGCTCAGGGCCCGGTCTCAGCAACAGGGAGGAAAGCTGGGACTTCATCCAGTCGCAG TTCCAGTGCTGCGGGTGGATCGCCTTCGAGGACTGGGAAGAGAATGGCAAGATCCGCAACGCCAGCGGCCTCCTGTACGCCTGCTCCTGCTCCAACACCTCCCTCCCTGCCGGGCACAACGCCAGCGCCGGCAACGGCTCTGCCAGCGACGAGCCCCCGTCGGGATTCTGCCCGGCCTCGGAGGAGCACGCCTGGCCCGTGCACCGCAGG GGCTGCATGAGCAGTATCCAGACCTGGCTGGCGGGGAATATCCTGATCATCATGGCGGTGTGCCTGGGGGTAGGCCTGCTGGAG acCTTGCAGCTGCTgtgcctgactctgcttctgtGTTTGGAGAGGAAGCTGAGCaggatctcctcctcctccagcgaGACTCTCTTCCTCCCTGCCAG AGACTTTTACCTGGAGTATTGGCAAG ctCTTTGTCATGACGTTGTCGATGTGTCTGTGTAG